In one Maniola jurtina chromosome 13, ilManJurt1.1, whole genome shotgun sequence genomic region, the following are encoded:
- the LOC123871430 gene encoding glucose dehydrogenase [FAD, quinone] has translation MGVLTTVSAAAKAALTIGGIGKLTFIPLMLAAMAYFNYDLLDPENRPFNQKYLREEYDFIIVGGGSAGSVLANRLTEIEGWNVLLLEAGGHENDISDVPLLSLYLHKSKLDWKYRTEPQDSACQAMIDTRCSWTKGKVLGGSSVLNTMLYIRGNKRDFDQWESFGNPGWGYDDVLPYFKKSEDQRNPYLAKNTKHHSVGGYLTVQDAPYNTPIGAAFLQAGEETGYDIIDVNGAQQTGYAWYQFTMRRGTRCSTAKAFLRPVRLRQNLHISLFSHVTKVLIDQEKKRAYGVEFIRDTEKQVIYAKREVILSAGAIASPQLLMLSGVGPASHLKEVGINVIYDSPGVGRNLQDHIAVGGIVFQVDYPISLVMNRLVNINSALRYAVTENGPLTSSIGLEVVAFINTKYANATEDWPDIEFMMTSASIPSDGGTQVKKAHGITDEFYEEMFGHISNRDVFGIFPMMLRPKSRGFIKLRSKNPLEYPIMIHNYLTHPDDVGVLREGVKAALAVGETKAMKRLGARFNDKPVPNCKHLPLYTDEYWDCYIRQYTMTIYHLSCTAKMGPSSDPMAVVDPQLRVYGVEGLRVIDASIMPAVTNGNINAPVIMIAEKGSDLIKETWLPKTNKRKRRSLKCSKIEQLFSRSNSLNTKCMVDR, from the exons ATGGGAGTGTTAACAACAGTTTCGGCAGCTGCTAAAGCAGCGCTCACAATAGGGGGGATAGGCAAGCTGACATTCATACCCCTCATGTTGGCAGCCATGGCTTACTTCAACTACGATCTCCTAGATCCAGAGAACAGGCCGTTTAACCAAAAGTATCTACGGGAAGAGTATGATTTCATCATCGTAGGAGGAGGCTCCGCTGGGTCTGTTCTAGCGAATAGACTGACAGAAATCGAAGGCTGGAATGTCCTTTTATTGGAAGCAGGAGGACACGAAAATGATATTAGCGATGTACCATTATTATCCTTGTATCTTCACAAAAGCAAACTGGATTGGAAATACCG GACTGAACCTCAAGACTCGGCCTGTCAAGCTATGATAGATACACGTTGTAGTTGGACCAAAGGAAAAGTACTCGGTGGATCATCCGTCCTTAACACCATGCTTTACATTCGTGGCAACAAACGAGACTTTGATCAGTGGGAATCATTTGGCAACCCTGGGTGGGGATATGATGATGTCTTACCATATTTCAAAAAGTCTGAAGATCAAAGAAATCCTTACTTAGCTAAAAATACCAAACATCACTCAGTCG GTGGATATCTGACAGTACAAGATGCTCCATACAATACACCAATTGGCGCAGCTTTTCTACAAGCTGGTGAAGAAACAGGCTACGATATAATAGATGTAAATGGAGCACAACAAACAGGCTATGCTTGGTACCAATTTACCATGCGAAGAGGAACCAGATGTTCCACAGCAAAGGCCTTTCTCAGGCCCGTTCGATTACGACAAAACCTGCATATTTCTCTATTTTCTCATGTAACCAAAGTTTTGATTGATCAAGAGAAGAAAAGAGCATATGGCGTTGAATTTATTAGAGATACTGAAAAACAAGTTATTTATGCGAAACGTGAGGTTATATTATCTGCGGGTGCGATTGCATCGCCTCAATTGCTTATGCTTTCAGGAGTTGGTCCGGCGAGTCACTTGAAAGAAGTAGGCATTAATGTTATCTACGATTCTCCTGGTGTTGGGAGAAATTTGCAAGATCACATTGCTGTCGGTGGAATCGTGTTTCAAGTCGACTATCCCATAAGTTTAGTCATGAACAGACTTGTCAATATCAACTCAGCGTTGCGCTATGCTGTAACAGAAAATGGGCCATTAACCTCTAGTATTGGCTTGGAAGTAGTGGCctttataaatacaaaatatgccAATGCAACAGAAGACTGGCCTGATATAGAGTTCATGATGACTTCAGCTTCGATACCCTCAGACGGAGGAACTCAAGTTAAAAAAGCACATGGGATTACAGATGAATTTTATGAAGAAATGTTTGGTCATATATCGAACAGAGACGTTTTTGGTATTTTTCCCATGATGCTACGACCTAAGAGCCGTGGTTTTATTAAACTGAGGTCTAAAAATCCCTTAGAATATCCAATTATGATACATAATTACCTAACACATCCTGATGATGTCGGTGTCCTGCGGGAAGGTGTAAAAGCAGCCTTAGCAGTAGGGGAAACTAAGGCTATGAAACGTTTAGGTGCCAGATTTAATGACAAACCAGTTCCTAATTGCAAACATTTACCCCTTTACACAGATGAATACTGGGATTGTTATATCAGACAATATACTATGACAATATACCATCTCTCTTGTACCGCAAAGATGGGCCCATCTAGTGACCCCATGGCAGTAGTGGACCCACAACTGCGGGTGTATGGTGTAGAAGGTCTGCGTGTAATTGATGCAAGTATTATGCCGGCAGTTACAAACGGCAATATTAATGCTCCAGTTATTATGATTGCAGAAAAAGGAAGTGATTTAATAAAAGAAACATGGTTACCAAAGACAAATAAGAGGAAACGTAGATCTTTAAAATGTTCGAAAATAGAGCAACTTTTTTCAAGAAGTAATAGCCttaatacaaaatgtatggttGACAGATGA